From the Lolium rigidum isolate FL_2022 chromosome 2, APGP_CSIRO_Lrig_0.1, whole genome shotgun sequence genome, one window contains:
- the LOC124692887 gene encoding dehydrin COR410-like isoform X2 — MEDERNTQPQQTGEADQVEVTDRGFFNHLIGKKEEKVEQQKHDEAELSAGMEKVSVEEPAEAKHEEHYDAEKHESLLTKLQRSSSSSSSSSDEEEEEEVIDDNGEVIKRKKKKGLKEKLKEKLPGHKDATAAEGQHATGLPAPAPPAALQTHHDTAVPVEKVETEAVPEEEKKGFLEKIKEKLPGAHKKPEDAAVAPAVTHDAPAPVHAPAPAAEEAVSSPDGKEKKGLLGKIMDKIPGYHKTPAAGEEDKAAAPAADHKTSA, encoded by the exons ATGGAGGACGAGAGGAACACCCAGCCCCAGCAGACCGGCGAGGCCGATCAGGTGGAGGTCACGGACAGGGGCTTCTTCAACCACCTCATCGGCAAGAAGGAGGAGAAAGTCGAGCAACAGAAGCACGACGAGGCGGAGCTCTCCGCCGGCATGGAGAAGGTCTCCGTGGAAGAGCCCGCCGAGGCCAAGCACGAGGAGCACTACGACGCCGAGAAGCACGAGAGCCTCCTCACCAAGCTGCAGAGGTCCAGCTCCAGCTCAAGCTCG tcgagcgacgaggaggaggaggaggaggtgatcgACGACAACGGCGAGGTgatcaagaggaagaagaagaagggcctcaAGGAGAAGCTCAAGGAGAAGCTGCCCGGCCACAaggacgccaccgccgccgagggCCAGCACGCGACGGGcctgcccgcgcccgcgccccccGCGGCTCTGCAGACCCACCACGACACCGCCGTCCCCGTCGAGAAGGTCGAGACGGAGGCGGTGcccgaggaggagaagaagggcttcctcgagaagatcaaggagaagcTCCCCGGCGCCcacaagaagccggaggacgctgCCGTCGCGCCGGCGGTCACGCACGATGCCCCGGCACCGGTGcacgcgccggcgccggccgcggAGGAGGCGGTGAGCAGCCCTGatgggaaggagaagaagggcctcctgGGCAAGATCATGGACAAGATTCCGGGGTACCACAAGACCCCTGCAGCTGGGGAGGAGGACAAG GCCGCTGCACCCGCAGCCGACCACAAGACCAGCGCTTAA
- the LOC124692887 gene encoding dehydrin COR410-like isoform X1, which translates to MEDERNTQPQQTGEADQVEVTDRGFFNHLIGKKEEKVEQQKHDEAELSAGMEKVSVEEPAEAKHEEHYDAEKHESLLTKLQRSSSSSSSSSDEEEEEEVIDDNGEVIKRKKKKGLKEKLKEKLPGHKDATAAEGQHATGLPAPAPPAALQTHHDTAVPVEKVETEAVPEEEKKGFLEKIKEKLPGAHKKPEDAAVAPAVTHDAPAPVHAPAPAAEEAVSSPDGKEKKGLLGKIMDKIPGYHKTPAAGEDDKAAAPAADHKTSA; encoded by the exons ATGGAGGACGAGAGGAACACCCAGCCCCAGCAGACCGGCGAGGCCGATCAGGTGGAGGTCACGGACAGGGGCTTCTTCAACCACCTCATCGGCAAGAAGGAGGAGAAAGTCGAGCAACAGAAGCACGACGAGGCGGAGCTCTCCGCCGGCATGGAGAAGGTCTCCGTGGAAGAGCCCGCCGAGGCCAAGCACGAGGAGCACTACGACGCCGAGAAGCACGAGAGCCTCCTCACCAAGCTGCAGAGGTCCAGCTCCAGCTCAAGCTCG tcgagcgacgaggaggaggaggaggaggtgatcgACGACAACGGCGAGGTgatcaagaggaagaagaagaagggcctcaAGGAGAAGCTCAAGGAGAAGCTGCCCGGCCACAaggacgccaccgccgccgagggCCAGCACGCGACGGGcctgcccgcgcccgcgccccccGCGGCTCTGCAGACCCACCACGACACCGCCGTCCCCGTCGAGAAGGTCGAGACGGAGGCGGTGcccgaggaggagaagaagggcttcctcgagaagatcaaggagaagcTCCCCGGCGCCcacaagaagccggaggacgctgCCGTCGCGCCGGCGGTCACGCACGATGCCCCGGCACCGGTGcacgcgccggcgccggccgcggAGGAGGCGGTGAGCAGCCCTGatgggaaggagaagaagggcctcctgGGCAAGATCATGGACAAGATTCCGGGGTACCACAAGACCCCTGCAGCTGGGGAG GACGACAAGGCCGCTGCACCCGCAGCCGACCACAAGACCAGCGCTTAA
- the LOC124692887 gene encoding dehydrin COR410-like isoform X3, with amino-acid sequence MEDERNTQPQQTGEADQVEVTDRGFFNHLIGKKEEKVEQQKHDEAELSAGMEKVSVEEPAEAKHEEHYDAEKHESLLTKLQRSSSSSSSSSDEEEEEEVIDDNGEVIKRKKKKGLKEKLKEKLPGHKDATAAEGQHATGLPAPAPPAALQTHHDTAVPVEKVETEAVPEEEKKGFLEKIKEKLPGAHKKPEDAAVAPAVTHDAPAPVHAPAPAAEEAVSSPDGKEKKGLLGKIMDKIPGYHKTPAAGEEDKAAAPAADHKTSA; translated from the exons ATGGAGGACGAGAGGAACACCCAGCCCCAGCAGACCGGCGAGGCCGATCAGGTGGAGGTCACGGACAGGGGCTTCTTCAACCACCTCATCGGCAAGAAGGAGGAGAAAGTCGAGCAACAGAAGCACGACGAGGCGGAGCTCTCCGCCGGCATGGAGAAGGTCTCCGTGGAAGAGCCCGCCGAGGCCAAGCACGAGGAGCACTACGACGCCGAGAAGCACGAGAGCCTCCTCACCAAGCTGCAGAGGTCCAGCTCCAGCTCAAGCTCG tcgagcgacgaggaggaggaggaggaggtgatcgACGACAACGGCGAGGTgatcaagaggaagaagaagaagggcctcaAGGAGAAGCTCAAGGAGAAGCTGCCCGGCCACAaggacgccaccgccgccgagggCCAGCACGCGACGGGcctgcccgcgcccgcgccccccGCGGCTCTGCAGACCCACCACGACACCGCCGTCCCCGTCGAGAAGGTCGAGACGGAGGCGGTGcccgaggaggagaagaagggcttcctcgagaagatcaaggagaagcTCCCCGGCGCCcacaagaagccggaggacgctgCCGTCGCGCCGGCGGTCACGCACGATGCCCCGGCACCGGTGcacgcgccggcgccggccgcggAGGAGGCGGTGAGCAGCCCTGatgggaaggagaagaagggcctcctgGGCAAGATCATGGACAAGATTCCGGGGTACCACAAGACCCCTGCAGCTGGGGAGGAGGACAAGGCCGCTGCACCCGCAGCCGACCACAAGACCAGCGCTTAA